A single region of the Etheostoma cragini isolate CJK2018 chromosome 3, CSU_Ecrag_1.0, whole genome shotgun sequence genome encodes:
- the foxg1c gene encoding forkhead box protein G1c, whose amino-acid sequence MEGLKTSDRFFHKSFSISSLLLRREGVMGDQECPSQSQKPRSAHPEKSSQEEKFDSEKNCEAPKLCIKAETKPVSANGKREGNKGESKKGVGAEESVKPEKPPFSYNALIMMAIRQSPERRLTLNGIYEFIMDNFPYYRQNRQGWQNSIRHNLSLNKCFVKVPRHYDDPGKGNYWMLDPCSEDVFIGGTSGKLRRRAAAGSRTKLALKRGGGRLMSSSTATSVTLAAAGSFYWPVPPFLPLQTPVRTHLGAGTYLRAHPRFPNHATSMVSQRSRLSATGAVDADRFVQTHQEMSYIGLSCAQSRRHQIGTACTAFSTSIPACPLPLSDPYSFNMISGQASYFYSHQMPCPATFSPCQEECATSKTSPGQCVSKNGHSDLGGFCNDFRNYCPPVSSSHPSWNIEK is encoded by the coding sequence atggaGGGCTTGAAAACTTCGGACCGATTTTTTCACAAGTCCTTCAGCATCAGCAGCCTGTTGTTGAGACGAGAGGGAGTGATGGGTGACCAGGAGTGTCCATCTCAGTCCCAGAAACCGCGCTCCGCACATCCAGAGAAATCCAGTCAAGAGGAAAAGTTTGACAGTGAAAAGAACTGCGAAGCGCCAAAACTGTGCATTAAAGCGGAAACCAAGCCGGTGAGTGCAAATGGGAAACGAGAAGGAAATAAGGGAGAATCAAAGAAAGGCGTTGGAGCAGAAGAAAGCGTTAAGCCTGAGAAACCTCCTTTCAGTTACAACGCGCTCATCATGATGGCTATCCGCCAGAGCCCGGAACGACGGCTCACGCTCAATGGTATCTATGAGTTTATTATGGACAATTTTCCATACTACCGTCAGAACAGACAAGGATGGCAAAATTCAATCAGGCACAACTTAAGTCTGAATAAGTGTTTCGTTAAAGTGCCACGCCACTATGATGACCCGGGTAAAGGCAACTACTGGATGCTGGACCCCTGCAGTGAGGACGTCTTCATAGGTGGCACATCCGGAAAACTCCGGCGCAGGGCCGCAGCTGGCTCCAGGACCAAGCTTGCACTAAAACGGGGCGGAGGTCGTCTGATGTCTTCCAGCACTGCAACCAGCGTGACCTTGGCCGCAGCAGGTTCATTTTACTGGCCGGTGCCGCCGTTTCTGCCTCTCCAAACACCAGTGCGCACTCACCTTGGCGCGGGGACTTATCTGAGAGCTCACCCCCGCTTCCCAAACCACGCCACATCGATGGTTTCACAGCGGTCCCGGTTGAGTGCAACAGGTGCTGTAGACGCCGACCGGTTCGTGCAGACGCACCAGGAGATGTCTTACATTGGACTCAGCTGCGCGCAATCCCGACGCCATCAGATTGGCACCGCCTGCACCGCTTTCTCCACATCCATCCCTGCATGCCCCCTTCCGCTGTCGGATCCGTACTCTTTTAACATGATCTCCGGACAAGCCAGCTACTTTTACTCTCACCAAATGCCTTGTCCCGCAACGTTTAGTCCGTGTCAAGAGGAGTGCGCCACTTCTAAGACATCTCCGGGACAATGTGTATCCAAGAACGGCCACTCAGACCTCGGAGGGTTCTGTAATGACTTTCGAAACTACTGCCCTCCAGTCAGTTCAAGCCATCCGTCTTGGAATATAGAAAAATAG
- the pglyrp5 gene encoding peptidoglycan recognition protein 5 produces MAQTVTIVSRQQWGAAAPKKRETLKGSAQRVVIHHTALPRCKGHKECMDRLVSIQRGHMKDRGFDDIGYNFLVGGDGAVYEGRGWGVVGAHTKGNNDDSLGIAFMGNFKDETPSTEAMSSVKKLLQSGVSQGFLNPKFSLFGHRDLGDTECPGGKLYAALPQLRRTT; encoded by the exons ATGGCCCAAACAG tgacCATCGTTTCAAGGCAGCAGTGGGGAGCAGCTGCTCCTAAAAAAAGGGAGACTCTGAAAGGCTCTGCCCAGAGAGTTGTCATACACCACACTGCCCTCCCAAGATGCAAAGGCCACAAAGAGTGTATGGACCGCCTTGTCAGCATTCAGAGAGGGCATATGAAAGACAGAGGCTTCGATGACATTGGATATAA ttttctTGTTGGCGGAGACGGTGCTGTGTATGAGGGCCGTGGCTGGGGTGTGGTAGGGGCACATACCAAAGGCAATAATGATGACTCACTGGGGATTGCCTTCATGGGAAATTTCAAAG ATGAGACACCAAGCACAGAGGCAATGTCGTCAGTCAAAAAGCTGCTGCAATCTGGAGTCTCTCAGGGCTTTCTAAACCCAAAGTTTTCCCTGTTTGGGCACAGAGATCTGGGAGACACAGAATGTCCAGGAGGAAAACTGTATGCTGCACTACCACAACTGAGGCGTACCACATAA